Proteins from a genomic interval of Trifolium pratense cultivar HEN17-A07 linkage group LG6, ARS_RC_1.1, whole genome shotgun sequence:
- the LOC123890595 gene encoding probable leucine-rich repeat receptor-like protein kinase At1g35710 isoform X2, which translates to MNLIKYLVFNFYGPKMWMVFLLLIWGLIIGTESSTLTSQPEMEANAIYNSGWWNTSNGWWNTSDGYYNISNRCNWGQISCNKAGSIIQINIDGFNSDLWGISFGTLNLSTFHNLESLVIMNVRLRGTIPKEIGHLSKLTHLDLSYNSLVGEIPPSLGSLRQLKHLDISHNSLQGSIPHELGFLTNLTTLDLSQNQIKGEMPLSLGNLTQLKHLDISYNSLQGSIPHELGFLTNLTTLDLSHNQIKGEIPSSLGNLKKLEYLDISNNKIEGSLPLELGFLRKLTTLDLSFNSLNGNLPISITNLTQLESLYISSNFLTGSLPSNLGQLNNLRILLLNNNSFRGTFPISLNNLTQLEYLDMSYNFLTGSLPISLRNFSQLKTLNISHNFLLGALHSNLFPFTYYKAFIDLSHNNISGDIPSTLGDFQQLLLNNNNLTGTIPRSICDVNDVDISYNYLRGPIPLCVQPSAVIGNKDVCTKSYYNQTYFQYPVLKNFQPCRPAKKSDRVNYYVVIVLPILIILILAFSFLMCFKFRHKSTTTSTKNGDLFCIWNYDGKIAYDDIIRATEDFDMRYCIGTGAYGSVYKAQLPCGKVVALKKLHGYEAEVPAFDESFRNEVKILSEIRHRHIVKLYGFCLHKRIMFLIYQYMEKGSLFSVLYDDVEATKFNWRKRLNIVKGVSSALSYLHHDCTTPIVHRDVSSGNILLNSEWQPSVSDFGTARLLQHDSSNRTIVAGTIGYIAPELAYTMVVSEKCDVYSFGVVALETLMGRHPQELLSSLQLASTQNMKLCEVLDQRLPFPNNAMVLLDIIRVAVIAFACLNFNPSSRPTMKRVSQSFATELTPLTIPLSEISMQQLMSQEFKALFHILNH; encoded by the exons GTCAGATATCTTGCAACAAGGCTGGAAGCATCATACAAATCAACATAGACGGATTTAATTCAGATTTGTGGGGAATAAGTTTTGGAACACTCAACTTGTCTACTTTCCACAATTTAGAAAGCCTTGTTATCATGAATGTTAGACTACGAGGGACTATCCCAAAAGAAATTGGTCACCTCTCCAAGCTCACTCATCTTGATCTGTCCTATAACTCCCTTGTAGGTGAGATACCTCCTTCACTAGGTAGTCTTAGACAATTAAAACACTTAGACATTTCTCACAACAGTCTTCAAGGTTCCATTCCTCATGAGTTGGGATTCTTGACAAATCTCACAACACTAGATCTAtctcaaaatcaaatcaaaggTGAGATGCCTCTTTCACTAGGAAACCTTACACAATTAAAACACTTAGATATTTCTTACAACAGTCTTCAAGGTTCCATTCCTCATGAGTTGGGATTCTTGACAAATCTCACAACACTAGATCTATCTCATAATCAAATCAAAGGTGAGATACCTTCTTCACTAGGAAATCTCAAAAAATTAGAGTACCTAGACATCTCcaacaacaaaattgaaggtTCTCTTCCTCTTGAGTTGGGATTCTTGAGAAAACTGACTACATTAGATCTATCATTCAATAGTCTCAACGGAAACTTGCCTATTTCCATTACAAATCTCACACAATTAGAATCCCTTTATATCTCGTCCAATTTTCTCACAGGTTCCCTCCCATCTAACTTGGGTCAGTTAAATAATTTGCGAATCTTGTTGTTAAATAATAACTCCTTTAGGGGGACCTTTCCTATTTCTTTGAATAATCTCACACAATTAGAATACCTTGACATGTCATATAATTTTCTCACCGGTTCCCTTCCAATTTCGTTAAGAAATTTCTCTCAATTAAAAACCCTTAACATTTCCCACAATTTTCTCCTTGGTGCCCTTCATTCCAATTTGTTTCCATTCACATATTATAAAGCTTTTATTGACCTCAGTCACAATAACATTAGTGGTGACATTCCTTCTACGCTAGGAGATTTTCAACAACTTCTTTTAAACAATAATAATCTCACTGGAACAATTCCCCGATCTATTTGTGATGTCAATGATGTTGACATTTCCTACAATTATTTGAGGGGTCCCATTCCATTATGTGTTCAGCCTTCTGCAGTAATAGGAAACAAGGATGTATGCACTAAGTCTTATTACAATCAAACCTACTTCCAATATCCCGTTTTAAAAAACTTCCAACCATGTCGGCCTGCAAAGAAAAGTGATAGAGTAAATTACTATGTTGTCATTGTTCTTCCTATCCTAATAATTCTAATCTTAGCCTTCTCATTTCTCATGTGCTTTAAATTTCGTCATAAAagcacaacaacatcaacaaagaATGGAGATTTGTTTTGTATATGGAATTATGATGGGAAAATAGCATATGATGACATCATCAGAGCAACTGAAGACTTTGACATGAGATATTGCATTGGTACGGGAGCATATGGAAGTGTTTACAAGGCGCAATTACCATGTGGAAAAGTTGTAGCCTTAAAAAAACTTCACGGTTATGAAGCAGAAGTGCCGGCTTTTGATGAAAGTTTTAGAAATGAAGTGAAAATATTATCAGAAATAAGGCACCGACATATTGTGAAGCTTTATGGATTCTGCTTGCACAAAAGAATCATGTTTTTGATCTACCAATACATGGAGAAAGGAAGCTTGTTCTCTGTCTTGTATGATGATGTTGAAGCCACAAAATTCAATTGGAGAAAAAGGCTTAATATTGTTAAAGGAGTTTCATCTGCTCTTTCATATCTTCATCATGATTGCACGACTCCAATAGTGCATAGAGATGTATCTAGTGGAAATATCTTGCTAAACTCTGAGTGGCAGCCTAGTGTGTCTGACTTTGGCACAGCTCGACTCCTTCAACATGATTCATCCAATCGAACAATAGTTGCTGGAACAATCGGATATATAGCTCCTG AGCTTGCATATACTATGGTTGTGAGCGAAAAGTGTGATGTATATAGTTTTGGAGTAGTAGCACTAGAAACTTTAATGGGAAGGCACCCTCAAGAACTATTGTCTTCACTTCAATTAGCATCAACGCAAAACATGAAATTATGTGAAGTATTAGACCAACGTCTCCCATTTCCAAATAATGCGATGGTGTTACTTGACATAATTCGTGTAGCTGTAATAGCATTTGCATGCTTAAATTTCAATCCTAGCTCTCGACCAACGATGAAACGTGTGTCACAGAGCTTTGCCACTGAGCTTACACCATTAACCATTCCTTTGAGTGAAATTTCAATGCAGCAACTTATGAGTCAAGAATTCAAAGCATTATTTCATATTCTCAACCATTGA
- the LOC123890595 gene encoding probable leucine-rich repeat receptor-like protein kinase At1g35710 isoform X1 — MNLIKYLVFNFYGPKMWMVFLLLIWGLIIGTESSTLTSQPEMEANAIYNSGWWNTSNGWWNTSDGYYNISNRCNWGEISCNKAGSIIQINIDGFNSDLWGISFGTLNLSTFHNLESLVIMNVRLRGTIPKEIGHLSKLTHLDLSYNSLVGEIPPSLGSLRQLKHLDISHNSLQGSIPHELGFLTNLTTLDLSQNQIKGEMPLSLGNLTQLKHLDISYNSLQGSIPHELGFLTNLTTLDLSHNQIKGEIPSSLGNLKKLEYLDISNNKIEGSLPLELGFLRKLTTLDLSFNSLNGNLPISITNLTQLESLYISSNFLTGSLPSNLGQLNNLRILLLNNNSFRGTFPISLNNLTQLEYLDMSYNFLTGSLPISLRNFSQLKTLNISHNFLLGALHSNLFPFTYYKAFIDLSHNNISGDIPSTLGDFQQLLLNNNNLTGTIPRSICDVNDVDISYNYLRGPIPLCVQPSAVIGNKDVCTKSYYNQTYFQYPVLKNFQPCRPAKKSDRVNYYVVIVLPILIILILAFSFLMCFKFRHKSTTTSTKNGDLFCIWNYDGKIAYDDIIRATEDFDMRYCIGTGAYGSVYKAQLPCGKVVALKKLHGYEAEVPAFDESFRNEVKILSEIRHRHIVKLYGFCLHKRIMFLIYQYMEKGSLFSVLYDDVEATKFNWRKRLNIVKGVSSALSYLHHDCTTPIVHRDVSSGNILLNSEWQPSVSDFGTARLLQHDSSNRTIVAGTIGYIAPELAYTMVVSEKCDVYSFGVVALETLMGRHPQELLSSLQLASTQNMKLCEVLDQRLPFPNNAMVLLDIIRVAVIAFACLNFNPSSRPTMKRVSQSFATELTPLTIPLSEISMQQLMSQEFKALFHILNH, encoded by the exons ATATCTTGCAACAAGGCTGGAAGCATCATACAAATCAACATAGACGGATTTAATTCAGATTTGTGGGGAATAAGTTTTGGAACACTCAACTTGTCTACTTTCCACAATTTAGAAAGCCTTGTTATCATGAATGTTAGACTACGAGGGACTATCCCAAAAGAAATTGGTCACCTCTCCAAGCTCACTCATCTTGATCTGTCCTATAACTCCCTTGTAGGTGAGATACCTCCTTCACTAGGTAGTCTTAGACAATTAAAACACTTAGACATTTCTCACAACAGTCTTCAAGGTTCCATTCCTCATGAGTTGGGATTCTTGACAAATCTCACAACACTAGATCTAtctcaaaatcaaatcaaaggTGAGATGCCTCTTTCACTAGGAAACCTTACACAATTAAAACACTTAGATATTTCTTACAACAGTCTTCAAGGTTCCATTCCTCATGAGTTGGGATTCTTGACAAATCTCACAACACTAGATCTATCTCATAATCAAATCAAAGGTGAGATACCTTCTTCACTAGGAAATCTCAAAAAATTAGAGTACCTAGACATCTCcaacaacaaaattgaaggtTCTCTTCCTCTTGAGTTGGGATTCTTGAGAAAACTGACTACATTAGATCTATCATTCAATAGTCTCAACGGAAACTTGCCTATTTCCATTACAAATCTCACACAATTAGAATCCCTTTATATCTCGTCCAATTTTCTCACAGGTTCCCTCCCATCTAACTTGGGTCAGTTAAATAATTTGCGAATCTTGTTGTTAAATAATAACTCCTTTAGGGGGACCTTTCCTATTTCTTTGAATAATCTCACACAATTAGAATACCTTGACATGTCATATAATTTTCTCACCGGTTCCCTTCCAATTTCGTTAAGAAATTTCTCTCAATTAAAAACCCTTAACATTTCCCACAATTTTCTCCTTGGTGCCCTTCATTCCAATTTGTTTCCATTCACATATTATAAAGCTTTTATTGACCTCAGTCACAATAACATTAGTGGTGACATTCCTTCTACGCTAGGAGATTTTCAACAACTTCTTTTAAACAATAATAATCTCACTGGAACAATTCCCCGATCTATTTGTGATGTCAATGATGTTGACATTTCCTACAATTATTTGAGGGGTCCCATTCCATTATGTGTTCAGCCTTCTGCAGTAATAGGAAACAAGGATGTATGCACTAAGTCTTATTACAATCAAACCTACTTCCAATATCCCGTTTTAAAAAACTTCCAACCATGTCGGCCTGCAAAGAAAAGTGATAGAGTAAATTACTATGTTGTCATTGTTCTTCCTATCCTAATAATTCTAATCTTAGCCTTCTCATTTCTCATGTGCTTTAAATTTCGTCATAAAagcacaacaacatcaacaaagaATGGAGATTTGTTTTGTATATGGAATTATGATGGGAAAATAGCATATGATGACATCATCAGAGCAACTGAAGACTTTGACATGAGATATTGCATTGGTACGGGAGCATATGGAAGTGTTTACAAGGCGCAATTACCATGTGGAAAAGTTGTAGCCTTAAAAAAACTTCACGGTTATGAAGCAGAAGTGCCGGCTTTTGATGAAAGTTTTAGAAATGAAGTGAAAATATTATCAGAAATAAGGCACCGACATATTGTGAAGCTTTATGGATTCTGCTTGCACAAAAGAATCATGTTTTTGATCTACCAATACATGGAGAAAGGAAGCTTGTTCTCTGTCTTGTATGATGATGTTGAAGCCACAAAATTCAATTGGAGAAAAAGGCTTAATATTGTTAAAGGAGTTTCATCTGCTCTTTCATATCTTCATCATGATTGCACGACTCCAATAGTGCATAGAGATGTATCTAGTGGAAATATCTTGCTAAACTCTGAGTGGCAGCCTAGTGTGTCTGACTTTGGCACAGCTCGACTCCTTCAACATGATTCATCCAATCGAACAATAGTTGCTGGAACAATCGGATATATAGCTCCTG AGCTTGCATATACTATGGTTGTGAGCGAAAAGTGTGATGTATATAGTTTTGGAGTAGTAGCACTAGAAACTTTAATGGGAAGGCACCCTCAAGAACTATTGTCTTCACTTCAATTAGCATCAACGCAAAACATGAAATTATGTGAAGTATTAGACCAACGTCTCCCATTTCCAAATAATGCGATGGTGTTACTTGACATAATTCGTGTAGCTGTAATAGCATTTGCATGCTTAAATTTCAATCCTAGCTCTCGACCAACGATGAAACGTGTGTCACAGAGCTTTGCCACTGAGCTTACACCATTAACCATTCCTTTGAGTGAAATTTCAATGCAGCAACTTATGAGTCAAGAATTCAAAGCATTATTTCATATTCTCAACCATTGA